The following proteins are encoded in a genomic region of Palaemon carinicauda isolate YSFRI2023 chromosome 19, ASM3689809v2, whole genome shotgun sequence:
- the UQCR-Q gene encoding cytochrome b-c1 complex subunit 8, giving the protein MGHGFGQLAYVRGIIKFSLSPFEQRAFAGAISHGVPNMFRRFRSQVLKVAPPFIIGYLIYQSVEAKHAQMMRKNPADFENDE; this is encoded by the exons ATGGGTCACGGATTCGGACAGCTAGCGTACGTGAGGGGCATCATCAAATTCTCCCTTTCTCCGTTTGAGCAAAGGGCATTTGCTGGTGCCATCAGTCATGGCGTCCCTAACATGTTCAGAAGGTTCCGCAGCCAAGTCTTGAAAGTTGCTCCTC CTTTCATCATCGGTTACCTCATTTATCAGTCCGTCGAGGCCAAACACGCCCAGATGATGAGGAAGAACCCAGCTGACTTTGAAAATGATGAGTAA